The following coding sequences are from one Rathayibacter sp. SW19 window:
- a CDS encoding cytochrome c biogenesis CcdA family protein: MNGVGSLITGPLLIAIPVAILAGLVSFASPCILPLVPGYLAYVGGFTDGRSAAAKDDKRGRNRLVLGVALFVIGFAVVFVIGGFLLGAVGFWLIEWRDLLTRIAGVIVILLGLVFVGQFTFLQRTFKPSWRPAMGLAGAPILGVVFAIGWSPCTGPTLVAISGLSLSGGSPWQGALLALFYALGLGVPFLLIALGFGWASGGIAFLRRHIRAVNIIGGVLLIVIGLLMVSGVWNYWIIQLQGVLPDFRPAI; encoded by the coding sequence GTGAACGGCGTCGGCTCGCTCATCACCGGACCTCTGCTCATCGCGATTCCCGTCGCCATCCTGGCCGGGCTCGTCTCCTTTGCCTCGCCGTGCATCCTGCCGCTCGTGCCCGGTTACCTTGCGTACGTCGGCGGGTTCACCGATGGGCGGTCCGCTGCCGCGAAAGACGACAAACGCGGCCGCAACCGGCTGGTGCTCGGCGTCGCACTGTTCGTGATCGGTTTCGCCGTGGTTTTCGTCATCGGCGGGTTCCTACTCGGTGCCGTCGGGTTCTGGCTGATCGAATGGCGCGACCTGCTCACCCGCATCGCCGGTGTTATCGTGATCCTGCTCGGCCTCGTCTTCGTCGGGCAGTTCACCTTCCTTCAGCGCACGTTCAAACCGAGCTGGCGACCGGCGATGGGGTTGGCCGGCGCCCCTATCCTCGGCGTCGTCTTCGCCATCGGCTGGAGCCCCTGCACGGGGCCGACGCTCGTGGCCATCTCCGGGCTGAGCCTGAGCGGCGGCTCGCCCTGGCAGGGCGCGTTGCTCGCCCTGTTCTACGCGCTCGGCCTCGGCGTTCCCTTCCTGTTGATCGCGCTCGGCTTCGGTTGGGCAAGCGGGGGCATCGCATTCCTGCGCCGGCACATCCGGGCGGTCAATATCATCGGAGGAGTTCTGCTCATCGTGATCGGCCTGCTGATGGTCAGCGGTGTGTGGAACTACTGGATCATCCAACTGCAGGGGGTGCTTCCCGATTTCCGACCGGCCATCTGA
- a CDS encoding TlpA family protein disulfide reductase, with protein sequence MHRRTAAAVVVGALALALTLTGCSNDSLAAQYAAGSNKNYIAGSGVTEVKAADRGAPINFTGETETGTPVSASEYRGQVLVVNFWYAQCGPCRIEAKDLQTLSQKYDGKGAVFLGVNTRDSAHDVLSFDKAFSVTYPSVLDAATGSVQLAFSGSMRPNATPTTLVLDKQGRVAARIEGPINDQPSTLDTLISDAVAESPAS encoded by the coding sequence ATGCACCGTCGAACTGCGGCAGCGGTCGTCGTCGGCGCGCTTGCGCTGGCGCTCACCTTGACCGGCTGCAGCAACGACTCGCTGGCCGCGCAATATGCGGCAGGCAGCAACAAGAACTACATTGCAGGCAGCGGGGTCACCGAGGTCAAGGCGGCCGATCGCGGGGCGCCGATCAACTTCACCGGCGAGACCGAAACGGGCACGCCGGTGTCAGCATCCGAGTACCGGGGCCAGGTGCTCGTCGTGAACTTCTGGTATGCCCAGTGCGGGCCGTGCCGGATTGAGGCGAAGGACCTGCAGACCCTGAGCCAGAAATATGACGGTAAGGGTGCGGTGTTCCTCGGCGTGAACACGCGGGACTCCGCCCACGACGTGCTGTCATTCGACAAGGCTTTCTCCGTCACCTATCCGTCGGTGCTCGACGCTGCGACCGGCTCCGTGCAACTGGCGTTCAGCGGATCGATGCGGCCGAATGCCACGCCGACGACCCTCGTGCTCGACAAACAGGGTCGCGTTGCCGCGCGCATCGAGGGCCCGATCAATGATCAGCCATCCACCCTGGATACATTGATCAGCGACGCGGTCGCGGAGAGTCCAGCGTCGTGA
- a CDS encoding histidine phosphatase family protein, with amino-acid sequence MVASQVHLVRHGEVHNPSGILYGRLPGFRLSELGQKMAQRAADDVAARGRPIVALVASPLQRTQESAAPFATEFELPITTDARLIEPANHFEGTVMRQALRNPINWPWLVNPFRPSWGEAYSSIVKRMRSAVDAAFDSVESGDVVLVSHQLPIWCFHLALIGERFMHDPRKRRCALSSITTLERHGGDVVEVGYSEPAAPLAADATDIGAV; translated from the coding sequence GTGGTAGCAAGCCAGGTCCACCTTGTCCGTCACGGCGAGGTGCACAATCCGAGTGGCATCCTGTATGGCAGGTTGCCCGGTTTTCGGCTCTCTGAACTCGGCCAGAAGATGGCTCAGCGCGCCGCGGATGATGTCGCGGCGCGGGGCCGGCCCATCGTTGCCTTGGTTGCGTCCCCGCTACAGCGCACTCAGGAATCGGCTGCTCCGTTCGCCACTGAATTCGAGCTACCCATCACGACCGACGCGCGATTGATCGAACCGGCCAATCACTTCGAGGGCACCGTCATGAGGCAGGCGCTGCGCAATCCGATCAACTGGCCGTGGCTGGTCAATCCGTTCCGGCCGAGCTGGGGAGAGGCATACTCTTCGATCGTCAAGCGGATGCGCTCCGCAGTTGACGCTGCATTCGATTCGGTCGAATCGGGCGATGTCGTGCTGGTCAGTCACCAGCTGCCGATCTGGTGCTTCCACTTGGCGCTGATCGGGGAGCGATTCATGCACGACCCGCGGAAGCGTCGCTGTGCGCTGTCCAGTATCACCACCTTGGAACGGCACGGCGGGGACGTGGTCGAGGTCGGTTATTCTGAGCCGGCGGCGCCACTCGCAGCAGACGCCACCGACATTGGAGCGGTGTGA
- the aspS gene encoding aspartate--tRNA(Asn) ligase, whose protein sequence is MPVSERVLVKNLAARPDGPVNVSGWVDTVRDQKKVQFVILRDESGAVQLVNPRTTDADGSVVADEPATTISGLAQGTFVTASGELKHDERVKLGGIEVKLTGLSVTAEAIAETPIAADSSLDKRMDWRFLDLRHPKQNLIFRIQTTFEHALRTWWVDNEFIELHTPKLMASASESRAELFEVEYFDTKAYLAQSPQFFKQMAQSAGFGKIFEIGPAFRADPSFTSRHATEFTSVDAEISWIDSHEDVMTMHENLLVAGFRAVKEKHGEEIQALFGVEITVPTTPFPRIPLAEAKAIVASRGYEVPREDDDMDPEGERQISAYVAETYGHEFVFLTDYASSIRPFYHMRHADDTSLTNSYDLIFNGTEISTGAQREHRIDILEAQAVDKELDPGEIADYLDFFRYGVPPHGGFGMGLARVLMLMLHEASIREVTYLFRGPTRLTP, encoded by the coding sequence ATGCCCGTGAGCGAACGTGTATTGGTCAAGAACCTGGCAGCCCGGCCCGACGGCCCCGTGAACGTGAGTGGCTGGGTCGACACCGTGCGCGATCAGAAGAAGGTGCAGTTCGTCATTCTGCGCGACGAGTCCGGTGCCGTGCAACTGGTCAACCCGCGAACGACGGATGCCGATGGCAGCGTCGTCGCGGACGAGCCGGCCACGACGATTTCTGGGCTTGCGCAGGGGACATTCGTCACGGCATCCGGTGAGCTCAAGCACGACGAGCGGGTCAAGCTCGGCGGCATCGAGGTCAAGTTGACCGGCCTGAGCGTCACCGCCGAGGCGATCGCCGAGACGCCGATCGCGGCGGACAGTTCCCTTGACAAGCGGATGGACTGGCGTTTTCTCGATCTTCGGCACCCGAAGCAAAACCTGATCTTCCGGATCCAGACCACGTTCGAGCACGCGCTGCGCACCTGGTGGGTGGACAACGAATTCATCGAGCTGCATACGCCGAAGCTGATGGCCAGTGCGAGCGAATCGCGCGCTGAGCTTTTCGAGGTGGAGTACTTCGACACCAAGGCCTACCTGGCGCAGAGCCCGCAGTTCTTCAAGCAGATGGCGCAGTCAGCGGGGTTCGGCAAGATCTTCGAAATCGGCCCGGCCTTCCGTGCCGACCCGTCGTTCACCAGCCGCCATGCCACGGAGTTCACGAGCGTCGATGCCGAGATCAGCTGGATCGACAGCCACGAAGACGTGATGACGATGCACGAGAACCTGCTCGTCGCCGGTTTCAGGGCCGTCAAGGAGAAACACGGAGAAGAGATCCAGGCACTGTTCGGAGTGGAAATCACAGTGCCGACGACGCCGTTCCCGCGCATTCCGCTGGCAGAGGCGAAGGCGATCGTCGCCTCCCGCGGCTACGAGGTTCCACGCGAAGACGACGACATGGACCCGGAGGGCGAAAGGCAGATCTCCGCGTATGTCGCCGAGACCTATGGGCACGAATTCGTATTCCTGACTGATTACGCTTCGAGCATTCGGCCGTTCTATCACATGCGGCATGCGGATGACACGAGCCTGACCAACAGTTACGACCTGATCTTCAATGGCACGGAGATCTCCACCGGCGCTCAGCGCGAACACCGCATTGACATTCTCGAGGCGCAGGCGGTTGACAAGGAGCTGGACCCGGGCGAGATCGCCGACTACCTCGACTTCTTCCGCTACGGAGTGCCGCCGCACGGCGGCTTCGGCATGGGACTGGCACGTGTTTTGATGCTGATGCTGCACGAGGCGTCGATCCGCGAGGTCACCTACCTGTTCCGCGGTCCGACGCGCCTGACTCCGTAG
- a CDS encoding trimeric intracellular cation channel family protein, with amino-acid sequence MATPEISLSQAFQIVDLAGVLANAILGGIAARFARLDLVGFIILAIISGLGGGLIRDTLLQRGTPVALTDPIYLGVAIVGAVVAFFIPFTGKISNRMLILLDALAVGCWAAVGVQKGLLAGLGWLPAIVLGMTTAIGGGMVRDVLLMKVPTVFGGNTLYATSALVACVEMVIFSSLGLPTIGSVVAILSGAALSLLARRFGWTLPTQVRLRRPERLTGWLSEWWSGAGRRLRKTTGGRGG; translated from the coding sequence GATCGTCGATCTCGCCGGCGTGTTGGCAAATGCGATCTTGGGCGGCATCGCTGCGCGGTTCGCGCGTCTCGACCTGGTCGGATTCATCATCCTGGCGATCATCTCGGGGCTGGGCGGCGGGCTGATTCGTGACACACTGTTGCAACGCGGCACCCCGGTGGCGCTGACAGATCCGATCTATCTCGGTGTCGCGATCGTCGGGGCCGTTGTGGCGTTCTTCATCCCATTCACCGGCAAGATCTCCAACCGGATGCTGATCCTGCTCGATGCGCTTGCCGTCGGCTGTTGGGCGGCTGTCGGTGTGCAGAAGGGGCTCCTGGCCGGCCTCGGCTGGTTGCCCGCGATCGTGCTCGGCATGACCACGGCGATCGGGGGTGGCATGGTCCGCGACGTTCTGCTGATGAAGGTGCCGACGGTGTTCGGCGGAAACACGCTCTACGCGACCAGCGCCCTGGTTGCCTGCGTGGAAATGGTGATTTTCAGTTCGCTCGGCCTCCCAACCATCGGGTCGGTTGTTGCCATTCTGAGTGGCGCTGCGCTGTCGTTGCTTGCGCGGCGGTTCGGTTGGACGCTGCCCACCCAGGTGCGCCTGCGCAGACCGGAGCGGCTCACCGGGTGGCTGTCCGAGTGGTGGAGCGGCGCAGGCCGGCGTCTCAGGAAGACGACAGGCGGCCGTGGCGGCTGA